The Acidobacteriota bacterium genome has a segment encoding these proteins:
- a CDS encoding PAS domain S-box protein, which produces MAVCRLRLLFVVGTLAVLTTPAAAQPPVDLSPGLSTVAQRAKVEPRALVFGGDREFPPYEYLDESGTPRGFNVELIRALAREAGVAIEIRLGTRDERVAAFEAGKTDVMFLSYSDERAARYQLLDQTWTLAQVVMMRPGLPRYPRGLDDLWGVRVAVDDGSINHLLLAGLPEARRPALQVVATRADAILAFARGEVDGVAGNHLTLRFLMGPLADDAEEVPLLSRPYQMAVLKGRDLAVAPLRIALDRLKATGEFDRIVEAQLSAPGRRTWLDRYAAILGVAGGLVLLLVAGGTAWNRSLQKQVRTRTQAVERTERRYRDLVDNASDMIYRTDPYGRFTFVNPVATRLLGYAESELLAMKYFELMRPDWVPRAMAFYEKSARAREASYLEFPVRRKDGSEIWVGQHVRAILAGGQIEGYQGMARDVTDRVNAQTELRAERDFVSAILDTVPSLIMVLDVDGHVVRFNRACEELSGLAMSAVAGRLIWELPFLLDEERAGVQAGLPRLAESEAPVSLDRIWVGPGGARHVIAWTVIAPRGPAGAPKFLIGLGTDVTATRELERLKSQFVSMVSHELRTPLTSIRASLQLLIAENMTGNEDADQLVRVALGNAHRLIRIVNDILDMSKIEAGEMAVAVKRTPVRPIIEDSIRTVEGFARTSGVTITGPTGELGEVVADHDRCIQVLVNLLSNAIKHAPAGSPIEVSAEREGTVMAIAVRDHGPGIPAHQVDFIFEPFTQLDGSDTRRIQGTGLGLTIARALAEKQGGTIRVASREGDGATFTLTLPAA; this is translated from the coding sequence GTGGCTGTGTGCCGGCTCAGGCTCCTGTTCGTGGTCGGGACGCTCGCGGTGCTGACCACACCCGCGGCCGCGCAGCCCCCCGTCGACCTGTCCCCCGGCTTGTCCACCGTAGCGCAACGCGCGAAGGTGGAGCCGCGGGCGCTCGTCTTCGGCGGCGACCGCGAGTTCCCCCCTTACGAGTATCTCGACGAAAGCGGCACCCCCCGGGGCTTCAACGTCGAGCTCATCCGCGCGCTGGCGCGCGAGGCCGGCGTGGCCATCGAGATCCGGCTCGGGACCCGCGACGAGCGCGTCGCTGCCTTCGAGGCCGGCAAAACCGACGTGATGTTCCTGTCGTACTCGGACGAGCGCGCGGCGCGCTACCAGCTGCTCGATCAGACCTGGACGCTGGCGCAGGTCGTCATGATGCGCCCGGGCCTGCCCCGCTACCCGCGCGGCCTCGACGATCTGTGGGGCGTGCGGGTCGCGGTCGACGACGGCTCGATCAATCACCTGCTGCTCGCCGGCCTGCCCGAAGCGCGACGGCCCGCGCTGCAGGTGGTCGCCACCCGGGCCGACGCGATCCTCGCCTTCGCACGAGGAGAAGTCGACGGCGTGGCCGGCAACCACCTGACCCTCAGGTTTCTGATGGGGCCACTGGCCGACGACGCCGAAGAGGTGCCGCTGCTGTCGCGTCCCTATCAAATGGCGGTGTTGAAGGGCCGCGACCTGGCGGTTGCGCCCCTTCGGATCGCGCTCGATCGCCTCAAGGCCACCGGCGAGTTCGATCGCATTGTCGAGGCGCAACTGAGCGCGCCCGGCCGGCGCACCTGGCTCGATCGGTATGCCGCCATCCTCGGCGTGGCCGGCGGCCTGGTGCTGCTGCTCGTCGCCGGCGGCACGGCCTGGAATCGATCGCTGCAGAAACAGGTACGCACCCGCACGCAGGCGGTCGAGCGCACCGAGCGCCGCTATCGTGACCTGGTCGACAACGCCAGCGACATGATCTACCGCACCGATCCGTACGGGCGGTTCACCTTCGTCAATCCGGTCGCGACCCGCCTTCTCGGCTACGCCGAGAGCGAACTGCTGGCGATGAAGTATTTCGAGCTGATGCGGCCCGACTGGGTGCCGCGGGCAATGGCGTTCTACGAGAAGTCGGCCAGGGCGCGCGAGGCGTCGTACCTGGAGTTTCCGGTCAGGCGGAAGGACGGCAGCGAGATCTGGGTGGGCCAGCACGTGCGCGCGATCCTGGCGGGCGGGCAGATCGAGGGCTACCAGGGCATGGCCCGCGACGTCACCGACCGCGTCAACGCCCAGACCGAACTGCGCGCCGAGCGCGACTTCGTGTCGGCCATTCTTGACACGGTGCCCAGCCTGATCATGGTGCTTGACGTGGATGGGCATGTCGTCCGGTTCAATCGCGCGTGCGAGGAGCTGTCGGGACTGGCGATGAGCGCGGTCGCCGGCCGGTTGATCTGGGAGCTGCCGTTCCTGCTCGACGAAGAGCGGGCCGGCGTCCAGGCGGGTCTCCCGCGGCTGGCTGAATCCGAGGCGCCGGTCAGTCTCGATCGGATCTGGGTGGGGCCAGGCGGCGCGCGCCACGTGATCGCGTGGACGGTGATTGCCCCTCGTGGCCCGGCGGGAGCGCCCAAGTTCCTGATCGGCCTGGGCACCGACGTGACCGCCACCCGGGAGCTGGAACGCCTGAAGTCGCAGTTCGTGTCGATGGTCAGCCACGAACTGCGGACGCCGCTCACGTCAATCCGCGCCTCGCTGCAGCTGCTGATCGCGGAGAACATGACTGGCAACGAAGACGCCGACCAGCTGGTGCGGGTTGCGCTCGGCAACGCCCATCGCCTGATCCGCATCGTCAACGACATTCTCGACATGTCGAAGATCGAGGCCGGCGAGATGGCGGTGGCCGTGAAGCGCACGCCGGTGCGGCCGATCATCGAGGACTCGATCCGAACGGTCGAGGGCTTCGCCCGCACGTCCGGCGTGACCATCACCGGGCCGACCGGTGAGCTGGGCGAGGTGGTGGCCGACCACGACCGCTGCATCCAGGTGCTCGTCAACCTGCTTTCGAACGCGATCAAGCACGCGCCGGCGGGCTCGCCGATCGAAGTGTCGGCAGAGCGCGAGGGCACCGTGATGGCGATCGCCGTCCGCGACCACGGCCCCGGCATCCCGGCCCACCAGGTCGACTTCATCTTCGAGCCGTTCACGCAACTGGACGGCAGCGACACGCGCCGGATTCAAGGAACGGGCCTGGGATTGACGATCGCCCGCGCGCTCGCCGAGAAGCAGGGCGGGACCATTCGGGTCGCCTCGCGCGAGGGCGACGGCGCAA
- the pruA gene encoding L-glutamate gamma-semialdehyde dehydrogenase: MSDVISGRRRVPRPENDPNLTYAPGTPARAELKARLATMAGETVDIPIVIGGKEIRTGATERSVMPHKHGHVLGHYHKATAGQVRQAVDAALVARKEWAGWSFEDRAAVFLRAAELLTTSWRSTIVAATMLGQSKTAYQAEIDAASELVDFWRFNVAFAQDLLSEQPDSNHAVWNQMEYRPLEGFVYAISPFNFTAIGGNLAGAPALMGNTVVWKPAGTSMLSSYYVMKLLEEAGLPPGVINFVPGNAVEISDVLLDHPDLAGIHFTGSTAVFNGMWQRVGQNLGKYRGYPRLVGETGGKDFIVVHASADPQEVAVAAVRGAFEYQGQKCSAASRMYVPKSRWNDIRDRMVAMMKDIKMGDVRDFRNFMGAVIDKKAFDKVSGYIDDAKKNAKVIQGGGYQGDEGYFIEPTLIEASDPAYRSMCEEIFGPVLSVHVYDDAKWTEMLEIVDRTSPYALTGAVFSRDRAAVREASAALKNAAGNFYINDKPTGAVVGQQPFGGARASGTNDKAGSKMNLVRWVSMRTIKENFAPPTDYKYPFMMEE; this comes from the coding sequence ATGTCTGACGTCATTTCCGGCCGCCGCCGGGTTCCTCGCCCCGAGAACGATCCCAACCTGACCTACGCGCCGGGCACGCCGGCCCGTGCCGAGCTCAAGGCCCGGCTGGCCACCATGGCCGGCGAAACGGTCGACATTCCAATCGTGATTGGTGGCAAGGAGATCCGGACCGGCGCCACCGAGCGCTCCGTCATGCCGCACAAGCACGGCCATGTGCTGGGGCATTATCACAAGGCGACGGCCGGCCAGGTCCGCCAGGCCGTGGATGCGGCGCTCGTGGCCCGCAAGGAGTGGGCCGGCTGGTCCTTCGAGGATCGGGCCGCGGTGTTCCTGCGTGCCGCCGAGCTGCTGACCACGTCGTGGCGCTCGACGATCGTCGCCGCGACCATGCTCGGCCAGTCGAAGACCGCCTACCAGGCCGAGATCGACGCGGCCTCGGAACTGGTGGACTTCTGGCGCTTCAACGTCGCCTTTGCACAGGATTTGCTGTCAGAGCAGCCCGACAGCAATCACGCGGTGTGGAACCAGATGGAGTACCGGCCGCTCGAAGGCTTCGTGTACGCCATTTCACCGTTCAACTTCACCGCCATCGGCGGCAACCTCGCCGGCGCGCCCGCGCTGATGGGCAACACCGTGGTGTGGAAGCCGGCCGGCACCTCAATGCTGAGCTCGTACTACGTGATGAAGCTCCTCGAGGAGGCCGGACTGCCGCCCGGTGTCATCAACTTCGTGCCGGGCAACGCCGTCGAGATTTCCGACGTGCTGCTCGATCACCCCGACCTGGCGGGCATTCACTTCACCGGCAGCACTGCCGTGTTCAACGGCATGTGGCAGCGCGTCGGCCAGAACCTGGGCAAGTACCGCGGCTACCCGCGCCTGGTCGGCGAAACCGGCGGCAAGGACTTCATCGTCGTGCACGCCTCGGCGGATCCGCAGGAGGTCGCCGTGGCCGCGGTGCGCGGCGCGTTCGAGTACCAGGGGCAGAAGTGCTCCGCCGCCAGCCGCATGTACGTGCCGAAGTCGCGCTGGAACGACATTCGCGATCGCATGGTCGCCATGATGAAGGACATCAAGATGGGCGATGTCCGTGATTTCCGCAACTTCATGGGCGCCGTGATCGACAAGAAGGCCTTCGACAAGGTCAGCGGTTACATTGACGATGCGAAGAAGAATGCGAAGGTGATCCAGGGCGGCGGCTACCAGGGCGACGAGGGCTACTTCATCGAGCCGACGTTGATTGAGGCCAGCGACCCCGCCTACCGTTCGATGTGCGAAGAGATCTTCGGTCCCGTGCTGTCGGTGCACGTGTACGACGATGCGAAGTGGACCGAGATGCTGGAGATCGTGGATCGCACTTCGCCTTATGCGCTGACCGGCGCGGTGTTCTCGCGGGATCGGGCGGCCGTGCGCGAGGCCTCGGCCGCGCTCAAGAATGCCGCCGGCAACTTCTACATCAACGACAAGCCGACCGGCGCGGTCGTGGGGCAGCAGCCCTTCGGCGGGGCGCGCGCCTCGGGCACCAACGACAAGGCGGGTTCGAAGATGAACCTGGTCCGCTGGGTGAGCATGCGAACGATCAAGGAGAACTTCGCGCCGCCGACGGACTACAAGTATCCGTTCATGATGGAAGAGTAA
- a CDS encoding DUF5916 domain-containing protein, which yields MTRDAQGRATLRTTRLTSPLTFDGRLDDPIYSLVPGASGFVQQEPTEGAPASDRTEVWVFFDDQNIYVGARLWETHPDRRVTSDMRRDSSNLYNNDHLGVVFDTFNDRRNGFGFSSNAQGGMFDWQVTNEQPSNNWNGLWEVKTADFDQGWTVEMVIPFRSMRFKEGSREWGINFRRMVRWRNELTFLSQVPVSWGRRGLSKVSSVGTLAGLESPSRLRNLDVKPYGLGSNTTNHRTTPPLANHGAAEFGVDAKWGITQSVVTDFTYNTDFAQVEDDEAQVNLTRFSVLFPEKRDFFLEGQDVFNFAGAGSNQGGGGQGPTAINMGGGASNVTPIVFFSRRIGLQNNQVVPILGGARLLGRGNGFQVGALQMRTEEIAAAGAPASDFSVLRVNRDLLKRSRVGVIATRRAPRASGDAEGYSYGVDSTINPLEELAINTYWAGTSGTTGSVSDRSSYRANVTWNADLIGFQADHLFLGDHFNPEIGFLRRTAFRRSYGQARYSPRPARGRTVRKFYYEGSYDYFEDRNGRPESREAQAAYRMELSNGDQWATEYSRAFEHLDAPFQVTPGVIVPGGEYDFGQARLLFTSSPQRPISGTLTLTYGGFYGGTLQELTWRGRVEFGPRFYAEPTVSFNRFATPFGDGDANIVSSRLTYTLTPRMFASALVQYQSASDTLSTNARFRWEYQPGSELFVVYSDGRDTTGPGFPELDNRSLVVKVTKLFRF from the coding sequence GTGACCCGCGATGCGCAGGGCCGCGCGACCCTGCGAACCACCAGGCTGACGTCGCCGCTCACCTTTGACGGCCGCCTCGACGATCCCATCTACTCGTTGGTGCCAGGGGCGTCGGGCTTCGTCCAGCAGGAACCAACCGAAGGCGCGCCGGCCAGCGACCGGACCGAGGTGTGGGTGTTCTTCGACGACCAGAACATCTACGTCGGCGCCCGCTTGTGGGAGACGCATCCCGATCGGCGCGTGACGAGCGACATGCGGCGCGATTCCAGCAACCTGTACAACAACGATCACCTCGGGGTCGTGTTCGATACCTTCAACGACCGCCGCAACGGTTTCGGCTTCTCTTCAAATGCGCAGGGCGGGATGTTCGACTGGCAAGTCACCAACGAGCAGCCCAGCAACAACTGGAACGGCCTCTGGGAAGTGAAGACGGCCGATTTCGACCAGGGCTGGACGGTCGAGATGGTGATCCCGTTCCGGTCGATGCGGTTCAAGGAAGGCAGCCGCGAGTGGGGCATCAACTTTCGCCGCATGGTCCGTTGGCGCAATGAGCTGACCTTCCTGTCGCAGGTGCCGGTGTCGTGGGGCCGCCGCGGGCTGTCGAAGGTGTCGTCGGTCGGCACGCTGGCCGGCCTCGAGTCGCCGTCCAGGCTCCGGAACCTGGACGTCAAACCGTACGGACTGGGCTCGAACACGACCAACCACCGGACGACGCCGCCGCTCGCGAACCACGGCGCCGCCGAGTTCGGCGTGGACGCCAAGTGGGGCATCACGCAGTCGGTCGTCACCGACTTCACCTACAACACCGATTTTGCCCAGGTCGAGGATGACGAAGCGCAGGTCAACCTGACGCGCTTCAGCGTGCTGTTTCCCGAGAAACGCGACTTCTTTCTCGAGGGTCAGGACGTGTTCAACTTTGCCGGCGCTGGCTCGAACCAGGGCGGCGGCGGCCAGGGCCCGACCGCCATCAACATGGGGGGTGGTGCCAGCAACGTCACGCCGATCGTGTTTTTCAGCCGGCGCATCGGCCTGCAAAACAACCAGGTGGTTCCCATCCTGGGCGGCGCCCGCCTGCTGGGGCGCGGCAACGGCTTCCAGGTCGGCGCGCTGCAGATGCGCACGGAAGAGATCGCGGCCGCCGGCGCCCCCGCCAGCGATTTCTCGGTGCTGCGCGTCAACCGCGACCTCCTCAAGCGCAGCCGCGTCGGCGTGATCGCGACGCGGCGGGCGCCGCGCGCCTCGGGCGATGCCGAAGGCTACTCGTACGGTGTCGACAGCACCATCAACCCGCTCGAGGAACTGGCAATCAATACCTACTGGGCGGGAACCTCGGGCACGACTGGATCGGTTTCCGACCGCAGCAGCTACCGCGCCAACGTGACTTGGAACGCCGACCTGATCGGATTTCAGGCCGATCACCTGTTTCTGGGCGACCACTTCAACCCGGAGATCGGCTTTCTGCGCCGCACGGCGTTCCGCCGCAGCTACGGCCAGGCCCGCTACAGCCCGCGCCCGGCGCGAGGGAGGACGGTCCGCAAGTTCTATTACGAGGGCAGCTACGACTATTTCGAGGACCGCAATGGCCGGCCCGAGTCGCGCGAGGCGCAGGCGGCGTATCGCATGGAGCTGTCGAACGGCGACCAGTGGGCGACCGAGTACTCGCGGGCGTTCGAGCACCTCGACGCGCCGTTCCAGGTCACGCCGGGTGTGATCGTGCCGGGCGGCGAGTATGACTTCGGGCAGGCCAGGCTGCTCTTCACCAGTTCGCCGCAACGGCCCATCTCGGGGACGCTGACCCTCACCTATGGCGGCTTTTATGGCGGCACGCTGCAAGAGCTGACCTGGCGCGGCCGGGTCGAGTTCGGTCCGCGCTTCTACGCCGAGCCGACCGTCTCGTTCAACCGGTTTGCGACGCCGTTTGGCGATGGCGACGCCAACATCGTCAGCTCGCGCCTCACTTACACGCTGACCCCGCGCATGTTCGCGTCGGCGCTCGTGCAGTACCAGTCGGCCAGCGACACCCTCAGCACCAACGCGCGGTTCCGCTGGGAGTATCAACCCGGCAGCGAGCTGTTCGTGGTCTACAGTGACGGCCGAGACACCACCGGCCCCGGTTTCCCTGAGTTGGATAACCGGAGCCTGGTGGTCAAAGTCACGAAGTTGTTCAGGTTTTAA